In the Paenibacillus sp. FSL R7-0337 genome, CGTTAGCCAGATGATGAATCCCGCTGGAGATCTCGTTAAGATAACGGATATAAGGCTTGGTGAACTTGAAAAAGAAGATCAGCATGAGCGGAATGAACAGCATCAGCGATACGTTGAAGTCCCCGAGCCTGTAGATGAACCGGCGCACCTCTGCTTCCGGGTCCTCCATCCTCACCCCGGAGTAGTAGAGCTGAAGCAGCTTGAAGATTCCATAGGTCAGACCGGCTGAGAGCAGCATGCTTACCCCCAGCAATTGGACTAATCTGGCCCGGAAGCCCCGGGCCCGCTTATTCATTGAACGTGTACCCGACGCCCCAGATGGTTCGGATGAACCGGTCCTTGTTCTGTTCCTCGCCCAGCTTCCTGCGGAGGGTACGGATATGCACCATCACGGTATTGCCGGACTCGTAGTACGCTTCGCCCCACACCTGCTGAAAAATATTCTCCGCACTAAACACCTGCTTGGAGTGGCTGGCCAGCAGATAGAGGATGTCGAATTCCTTGGGCGTGAGGTCAATCGCCTTCCCGTATAGCGTAACTGTATGCCGGTCAGGGGATATAATAAGCCCGCCCGACTCCAGCACCGGGGCCTGATGGACAGCCGGAGGCTGGCTGAACTGCAGAGAACGCCGCAGCTGGGAATTGACACGGGCCAGCAGCTCCATAGGGTTGAAGGGCTTGATCATATAATCATCCGCTCCCATCACAAGGCCGGTAATCTTATCGAAATCTGAAGTCTTGGCGCTTAAAAAGATAATCGGCAGGTTATGCTTCACCCGGACCTGGCGGGTAACCTCGTACCCGTCCAGCTCCGGCATCATAATATCCAGAATCGCCAGATCAATGGACTGTGACTGAATGGCCTGCACCGCGGCCCGGCCGTCAGGTACCTTGATGCAGTGATACCCTTCCTTCTGCAGATGCAGGGCAATCAGGTCGGCAATCTCCTTCTCGTCCTCTGCGATTAGAATCGTGGTTCGCTTCATACCGGGACCTCCCAGACCTTGTTCTATTCGTTAAGGTACGTAGTCGCCTTGTTCTGAATCAGCTTGGCTACATCCTCTGCCGTCTTCTGTCCGCTGAAGAACGCGCCTGCTTCCTCACCGATGATGCTCAGAATCTTCACATCCATCATGGCGAAGTTATCCGCTGTATCCATCATGTCCTGGAACACCTTGAATTGTCCCTCAGGAACACTTGCAAGCTTGCCGTCCGGGAGCTTATACGTCCCGCTCTTCACCTGCTGCTGAAGCTCACTGAACTGCTTATCATTAAGCGACCGGAGCAGGGAGAAACCTTCTCTGCTCTGCAGGGACTGAACTTCATCAGAGAGCAGGAATTCCATGAATGTCCAGGCTTGTTCGGCAACCGGCGATTTGGCCTGTATCGCAAACGTGTAGCTCGGAATAATTCTCATGGCGCCGGAATTTCCGCTATGCGGCTTGTACAGCAGCTTGGGATTGGCAAAATAGGTATACGGAACGTTGATGAAATCCGCCGGGCCCTGTATAACGGCAGAATAGAACAATTGATTCTCGGTCTCCACCGGCTCGGTGGTCATCAGCTTCTCTTGATACATCTCGTTAATCTCCCGCATCATAAAGATGAAGGCAGGGGAATCAAACTTGGCCTTGCGCGCAGCTACGTCTACGAACTGGTTATAGCCGTCGAACACCATCTCCTGAAGCAGCATATCCGGCGGATTATTCGGAAGCGCGTAGCGGTGTGCGGACCCTGCCTGCTGCCCGGACGTAATCAGCGATTTGGAGATTTTCTTCCATTCCTGCCAAGTCCAGCTCTTATCGTCGATCTCTGCTTGCTTAAGTACATCCCCGTCTCCAAGGAACGCTCTCAGGCTGAACCCGGAAGGAATGATATAGGTGCCCCCGTTCACCTTAAGGGCATTCAGCACATTCATTTGCAGGTCTTCCTGCTTCAGCGTCTTCGACTGCTTGAGGTAATCATCCATATCAAGGAATAGCTTCTTGCTCACGTAATCACTGGCGGGCAAACTGCCCGTTTCATAAATATCGGCTCCTTTGCCTGAGAGCAATGCCGTACCGGCGGTTTTCTGATACTTCTCATAATCCGGACCCTCCATCTTCTCGCTGATCCCCTTATACGCCTGAATCTGCAAATCGATATCCGGATAAGCCTGTTCAAACTTCTTCTCTACCGCACGGTAGAATTCACTATCCTGCTGAACCGATAGCGTAACAACCGTCTTCCCCCCGGTGCTTGGAGCTTCTGCACTGCTCCCCGGACTACATGCTGTCATCATCGTTGTAAAAGCAAGGCTCATCCCCAGCCAGCCCATTCTCTTATTCATCTTCATCCTTCACTACCTCCAATAATTGTTCGTATAGTATGACGTACTCCTGCGGCTATTGCAGACGTACGCGGTTCCCGTCCTGCAAGGGCTCACTGCTCTCCAGAATAATCATCTCGTCCCCATACAGGTTATCCGTCTGAATCATGCTGTCCGGGCCGTTCGTGATACTGGAGCGGATCTGAACCTCACGGGCGACAAACGTATTGCCTAGTGCCCCCCGCTGTTCCTCGATGGTATAGACGAAGCTGCGCCCGCCCGTCTGATGGATGGCCTTAGTCGGTACCACCACACCCTCCTGAAGGGACGGCTTCTTCATCTGGAACTGAACCTGCTCTCCCCCCTGAAGCGAACCCTCATTCATTACAATGAAGACCGTCTTCTGTGCGATGTCCTCCGCCCCGCTGGTATCCTCACTGGCCGGACTTCCGGCACGCGCCTCAGCGCTCTTGATCTCTGCAATCTTTCCCGGCAATATCCGGGCCGACGGCCCCTCAGCAGAATGAACCTCTACCTCAAGCTTCTCCCCCAAGGTAATTCCAAGACTGGATAATAGCCCCGCGTCCGCCGTGAATTCGAATTGAAACCCCTCGCGGCTGCTTGACAGGACCAGATCCGGCTCGCCTGATGACGGTATCCCCGGAAGGGCATTCAACCGGGTCACAATCCCGTCGAAGGGTGCCTTAAGCTGCTGCTCCGCAGTTAACCTCTCTCTCATCCCGGCGATTTTACGCGCCTGTCTGGCCTGCTCCTGCTTGCCTGCTTCAATCTCGCGCCGGGCCTTGCGAATCTGGAGCTCATCCCCTTCCGCATACGTCTGAATGAACTGATCCTGCAGGGTC is a window encoding:
- a CDS encoding response regulator transcription factor is translated as MKRTTILIAEDEKEIADLIALHLQKEGYHCIKVPDGRAAVQAIQSQSIDLAILDIMMPELDGYEVTRQVRVKHNLPIIFLSAKTSDFDKITGLVMGADDYMIKPFNPMELLARVNSQLRRSLQFSQPPAVHQAPVLESGGLIISPDRHTVTLYGKAIDLTPKEFDILYLLASHSKQVFSAENIFQQVWGEAYYESGNTVMVHIRTLRRKLGEEQNKDRFIRTIWGVGYTFNE
- a CDS encoding extracellular solute-binding protein, producing the protein MKMNKRMGWLGMSLAFTTMMTACSPGSSAEAPSTGGKTVVTLSVQQDSEFYRAVEKKFEQAYPDIDLQIQAYKGISEKMEGPDYEKYQKTAGTALLSGKGADIYETGSLPASDYVSKKLFLDMDDYLKQSKTLKQEDLQMNVLNALKVNGGTYIIPSGFSLRAFLGDGDVLKQAEIDDKSWTWQEWKKISKSLITSGQQAGSAHRYALPNNPPDMLLQEMVFDGYNQFVDVAARKAKFDSPAFIFMMREINEMYQEKLMTTEPVETENQLFYSAVIQGPADFINVPYTYFANPKLLYKPHSGNSGAMRIIPSYTFAIQAKSPVAEQAWTFMEFLLSDEVQSLQSREGFSLLRSLNDKQFSELQQQVKSGTYKLPDGKLASVPEGQFKVFQDMMDTADNFAMMDVKILSIIGEEAGAFFSGQKTAEDVAKLIQNKATTYLNE
- a CDS encoding RND transporter, with the translated sequence MEITGVPADHRRKKNIKRAFLLLLGVLLFFTFFSNTLQSLTLPKVTTVTPQSKSLEFTLEGSGVLRPVNEVKLQNGSGWKPREVLVQEGERVKKGQRLILYDSQSAEAGLQDEIALLDQQKLGQQTLQDQFIQTYAEGDELQIRKARREIEAGKQEQARQARKIAGMRERLTAEQQLKAPFDGIVTRLNALPGIPSSGEPDLVLSSSREGFQFEFTADAGLLSSLGITLGEKLEVEVHSAEGPSARILPGKIAEIKSAEARAGSPASEDTSGAEDIAQKTVFIVMNEGSLQGGEQVQFQMKKPSLQEGVVVPTKAIHQTGGRSFVYTIEEQRGALGNTFVAREVQIRSSITNGPDSMIQTDNLYGDEMIILESSEPLQDGNRVRLQ